A genomic window from Glycine soja cultivar W05 chromosome 10, ASM419377v2, whole genome shotgun sequence includes:
- the LOC114371852 gene encoding probable carbohydrate esterase At4g34215 → MAGRGGAIRDANNRSKRSDGVVPAVLWFQGESHAIHEEDAAAYKFNMETLIHNLRQDLNSPSSFSASGSDHTEKVREAQKVIDLPNVICVDAKGLQLKEDNLHLTTESQIQLGHKLAEAYLTHFHA, encoded by the exons ATGGCCGGTCGTGGCGGGGCTATCAGGGACGCCAACAACCGTAGTAAGCGGTCGGACGGCGTGGTTCCGGCGGTGCTGTGGTTCCAAGGTGAAAGCCACGCAATCCACGAGGAAGACGCTGCGGCTTACAAGTTCAACATGGAGACTCTCATCCACAATCTTCGTCAAGACCTCAATTCCCCATCTTCTTTTTCGG CCTCAGGGTCTGACCACACAGAGAAAGTGAGAGAAGCACAAAAAGTAATTGATCTTCCAAACGTGATTTGCGTGGACGCAAAGGGATTGCAATTGAAGGAAGATAATCTTCATTTAACCACCGAGTCTCAAATTCAGTTGGGTCACAAGCTGGCTGAGGCCTATCTTACCCATTTTCATGCCTGA
- the LOC114369665 gene encoding reticulon-like protein B11, with protein MGDSKHISVHRLLGEGLIADVVLWKNWRGAVAVLVSATALWYLFERAGYNFLSFVANVVLLLVVILFFWAKAANLLNRPLPPLPDLEISEETIARVADALQIWMNRALSVAHDIAIERNLLLCLQVVGVLWVISYIGSLFNFLTLIYFGVLLCLSLPVLYDKYQDQVDDRLCVIHGIIQTQYTKVHSTVLSKIPKLSNKEKKVQ; from the exons ATGGGAGATTCTAAACATATTTCCGTTCACCGTCTTCTCGGCGAAGGCTTaa TTGCTGATGTGGTGCTGTGGAAGAATTGGCGCGGAGCGGTTGCGGTGCTTGTATCTGCCACCGCATTGTGGTACCTCTTCGAGCGAGCCGGTTACAATTTCTTGTCCTTCGTCGCCAATGTAGTGTTGCTTCTTGTTGTTATTCTCTTTTTCTGGGCCAAAGCTGCTAACCTTCTCAATAG ACCTCTTCCTCCTCTCCCCGATCTGGAGATCTCAGAGGAAACTATTGCCAGGGTTGCTGATGCACTGCAAATTTGGATGAATCGGGCTTTGTCCGTTGCACATGACATAGCAATTGAGAGGAATTTGCTGCTTTGCCTCCAG GTTGTTGGTGTATTGTGGGTAATATCTTACATTGGTAGTTTGTTCAACTTTTTGACTTTGATCTATTTTG GTGTTCTTCTTTGCTTGTCTCTTCCTGTGTTGTATGACAAGTACCAGGACCAAGTTGATGACAGGCTGTGTGTGATTCATGGGATTATTCAGACACAGTATACAAAAGTTCACAGTACTGTTTTAAGCAAGATTCCAAAACTctcaaacaaagaaaagaaggtGCAGTAG
- the LOC114371120 gene encoding receptor protein kinase-like protein At4g34220 encodes MSLYSQNLHLWWRLSSFLLLLVQSVTSQFVAFTSLNSDGIHLLKFKYSILNDPLSVLENWNYEDATPCSWHGVACSEIGAPGTPDFFRVTSLALPNSQLLGSVSEDLGLIQYLRHIDLSNNFLNGSLPNTIFNSSQLQVLSLSNNVISGKLPELIGKMTNLKLLNLSDNAFSGLIPENLSTLPNLTVVSLKSNYFSGSVPTGFNYVEILDLSSNLLNGSLPNEFGGESLRYLNLSYNKISGTIPPAFAKQIPVNTTMDLSFNNLTGPIPGSEALLNQKTEFLSGNADLCGKPLKILCTVPSTMSSAPPNVTTSSPAIAAIPKTIDSTPSTNTSGTTTSSQNVSPSGLKPATIAAIVVGDLAGMALLALIILFINQQRKKRYPNPKPNTNASSANNPEKKQETVSRQDAEARTITPSLPCSCLTIKEEETSEATSSDSDRESNTAVNIMAAQNGNLPRHGTLVTVDGETNLELETLLKASAYILGNSHFSIVYKAVLEDGRSFAVRRIGECGIERRKDFENQVRAIAKLRHPNLVTVRGFCWGQEDKLLICDYVPNGSLATIDHRRASTSPMNLSLEVRLKIAKGVARGLAFIHEKKHVHGNVKPSNILLNSEMEPIISDFGLDRLLLNDVTQRANGSARQLMGNQRNQQDLPFVTMGPSTSGVGQIMHYQAPESLQNIKPNNKWDVYSFGVVLLELLTGRVLSDRELDQWHEPGSVEDEKNRVLRIADVAMKSEIEGRENVVLAWFKLGISCVSHVPQKRPSMKEALQILDKIPGAAPVH; translated from the exons ATGAGCCTTTACTCTCAGAATCTCCATTTGTGGTGGAGACTCTCATCCTTCCTTCTTCTACTTGTTCAATCTGTTACATCTCAATTTGTTGCATTTACATCTCTTAACTCTGATGGGATTCACTTgcttaaattcaaatattccaTCCTCAACGACCCGTTATCAGTCTTAGAGAACTGGAACTACGAGGATGCAACACCATGTTCATGGCATGGTGTTGCATGCAGTGAAATTGGAGCCCCTGGCACCCCTGACTTTTTCAGAGTAACTAGCTTGGCCCTTCCCAATAGCCAACTTTTAGGTTCCGTTTCTGAAGACTTAGGCTTGATCCAATACCTTCGCCACATCGATCTCTCCAACAATTTCCTTAATGGCTCTCTACCCAACACTATCTTCAACTCTTCTCAACTTCAAGTACTTTCCCTCTCAAACAATGTTATCTCAGGCAAACTACCTGAGCTAATTGGCAAAATGACAAACCTTAAACTTCTCAACCTCTCTGACAATGCCTTTTCCGGTTTGATCCCAGAAAACCTCTCTACTCTACCAAACTTAACCGTTGTTTCACTGAAGAGTAACTACTTTTCTGGCAGTGTCCCAACCGGGTTCAACTACGTGGAGATTCTGGATCTGTCATCCAATTTGCTCAACGGATCTTTGCCAAATGAATTCGGCGGCGAAAGCTTGCGCTACTTGAACCTCTCTTACAACAAGATTTCGGGAACAATACCACCAGCATTTGCGAAACAGATTCCTGTAAACACAACAATGGACCTCTCATTCAACAATCTGACAGGACCAATACCAGGGTCTGAGGCTTTGCTCAACCAGAAGACAGAGTTTCTATCAGGGAATGCTGATCTTTGTGGTAAGCCTCTGAAGATTCTTTGCACTGTTCCCTCTACTATGTCCTCTGCTCCACCCAATGTCACCACATCTTCACCAGCCATTGCAGCCATACCAAAAACAATTGACTCAACCCCTTCAACAAACACATCAGGAACCACCACCAGTTCTCAGAATGTCTCACCAAGTGGCCTAAAACCCGCCACCATAGCAGCAATTGTGGTAGGAGACTTAGCTGGCATGGCCCTTTTGGCTCTCATCATTCTCTTCATCAACCAACAGAGAAAGAAACGATATCCAAATCCAAAACCAAACACTAATGCTTCTTCCGCCAACAACCcagaaaagaaacaagaaactgTTTCAAGACAAGATGCGGAGGCGAGAACTATAACACCTTCACTTCCTTGTTCCTGCTTAACaatcaaagaagaagaaacttcAGAAGCAACGAGCTCCGACAGTGACCGCGAGAGCAACACCGCAGTGAACATCATGGCAGCACAAAACGGGAACCTTCCGAGACACGGCACTCTTGTGACCGTGGACGGGGAGACAAATTTGGAGCTTGAGACTTTGCTCAAGGCTTCAGCGTATATTTTGGGAAACAGCCACTTCAGCATTGTTTACAAGGCGGTGCTGGAGGACGGAAGATCCTTTGCTGTTAGAAGGATCGGTGAGTGTGGGATTGAGAGAAGGAAGGATTTTGAGAACCAAGTTCGTGCCATTGCAAAGCTTCGCCATCCGAATTTGGTTACGGTTCGTGGCTTCTGCTGGGGCCAAGAAGATAAACTCCTAATATGTGACTATGTCCCTAATGGAAGCCTCGCCACCATAGATCACA GAAGAGCAAGTACATCCCCAATGAACTTGTCCTTGGAGGTGCGGTTGAAGATAGCGAAAGGGGTGGCACGAGGGTTGGCTTTCATTCATGAGAAGAAACACGTGCATGGCAACGTTAAACCCAGCAACATCTTGTTAAACTCGGAAATGGAACCCATCATAAGCGATTTTGGGCTGGACCGGCTCCTCTTGAATGACGTAACCCAAAGAGCGAACGGTTCGGCAAGACAATTAATGGGGAACCAAAGAAACCAACAAGACCTGCCATTCGTAACAATGGGACCATCCACTAGCGGTGTGGGTCAAATAATGCACTATCAAGCACCAGAGTCACTTCAAAACATCAAACCCAATAACAAGTGGGACGTGTACTCTTTTGGCGTGGTCTTGCTGGAGCTTCTAACTGGGAGGGTTCTCTCGGACCGGGAGTTGGACCAGTGGCACGAACCGGGTTCGGTGGAAGATGAGAAAAACCGGGTCTTGAGGATAGCTGACGTGGCAATGAAGTCTGAAATAGAAGGGAGAGAGAATGTGGTATTGGCGTGGTTCAAGTTGGGGATTAGCTGTGTTTCCCATGTCCCACAAAAGAGACCGTCCATGAAAGAGGCTCTACAAATCTTAGACAAAATCCCCGGTGCTGCTCCAGTCCATTAA